The Treponema primitia ZAS-1 genome window below encodes:
- the mltG gene encoding endolytic transglycosylase MltG, whose amino-acid sequence MARKHTTRFVITIVSILLGTLLFLAALTVGGLIYFNSPPDKPPVITQDDPTLRMDESGVVRTIRLELRPGESVRSVGQRMEDAGIIRNRYFWELLSYVDKEYLKAGIYSLSLPASQMEIRSILVSGKQLLIRVTIPEGVTLKKTAPILAKAGICAEEDFLAAASNKAVLDSYRVPGATLEGYLYPDTYLFPEAYPANMVVKAMADTFFKRLAEIQPEALSMSPAELNNRVILASIVEREYRVAEEAALMAGVFYNRLRIGMALQSCATVEYVITEIQNRPHPERLFDRDTEIRNPYNTYMVPGLPPGPISAPGAVALNAAFHPVSSNYLYFRLVNPAEGRHYFSETLDDHIRAGVLYVKSRNS is encoded by the coding sequence ATGGCAAGGAAACATACTACTCGTTTCGTCATTACGATAGTCAGCATCCTGCTGGGAACCCTCCTGTTTCTTGCTGCCCTCACCGTGGGGGGGCTGATCTATTTTAACAGCCCGCCGGATAAGCCCCCGGTAATTACCCAGGATGATCCTACCCTCAGAATGGATGAGTCCGGCGTGGTTCGAACGATTCGGCTGGAGCTTCGGCCAGGGGAGAGTGTCCGATCCGTGGGGCAGCGCATGGAAGATGCGGGGATTATTCGGAACCGGTATTTCTGGGAATTACTTTCCTATGTGGATAAGGAATACCTTAAAGCGGGGATCTACAGCCTTTCCCTTCCGGCAAGCCAGATGGAAATTCGTTCCATCCTGGTTTCCGGCAAGCAGCTCCTAATCCGGGTTACGATTCCCGAGGGGGTAACCCTTAAAAAAACCGCCCCAATCCTCGCCAAGGCGGGAATCTGCGCCGAGGAAGATTTTCTCGCCGCCGCTTCTAATAAGGCTGTCCTGGACAGTTACCGGGTACCCGGGGCCACCCTGGAGGGTTACCTCTATCCGGACACCTACCTTTTTCCCGAAGCGTATCCCGCGAACATGGTGGTAAAGGCCATGGCGGATACCTTCTTCAAACGCCTGGCAGAAATACAGCCGGAAGCCCTTTCCATGTCCCCGGCGGAGCTCAATAATCGGGTTATCCTGGCCTCTATTGTGGAACGGGAGTACCGGGTGGCAGAGGAGGCGGCGCTCATGGCCGGGGTTTTCTACAACCGCCTGCGCATCGGTATGGCCCTCCAGTCCTGCGCCACCGTGGAATATGTGATCACCGAAATCCAGAACAGGCCCCATCCGGAACGGCTCTTTGACCGGGATACGGAGATCCGTAATCCCTATAACACCTACATGGTTCCGGGCCTTCCACCGGGCCCCATATCCGCCCCCGGGGCGGTGGCCCTGAACGCCGCCTTCCACCCGGTTTCCAGCAATTACCTCTATTTCAGGCTGGTAAACCCCGCCGAAGGCCGGCATTATTTTTCCGAAACCCTGGATGACCATATCCGGGCCGGGGTCCTCTACGTTAAAAGCAGGAATAGCTGA
- a CDS encoding MBL fold metallo-hydrolase encodes MRIQFWGVRGSLPSPQLPSQIKSKISTILERLTPEDLISPESREHFMAELPPWLFGTVGGNTPCVSLSNGDPKNRIVFDCGSGLREMGLAMAGEKPTPTHYDIFLSHLHWDHIQGLPFFGPAYDPSVTIDFSSPMKNLETALYGQMSSPYFPVHMQSMGSQKNFHLMEAPVVIGDMIITHKKLSHPGDSYAFRVTDGKSRFIYATDTELSTEVFIKNDENASFFENSDLVIIDSQYTLGEAITKYNWGHSAFSMGVDFAANWGIKHLVLFHHDPTYDDRKLFNILQSARWYMERMNIRGVEISLAMEGMEITL; translated from the coding sequence ATGCGTATCCAATTTTGGGGTGTCCGCGGGTCCCTTCCGTCACCGCAATTACCGTCCCAGATAAAGAGCAAGATTTCTACCATTTTGGAACGGCTCACTCCGGAGGACCTTATTAGCCCCGAAAGCCGTGAGCATTTTATGGCGGAATTGCCCCCCTGGCTTTTTGGAACCGTTGGAGGAAATACGCCCTGCGTATCCCTCAGCAATGGGGATCCCAAGAATCGTATTGTTTTTGACTGTGGTTCCGGCCTTAGGGAAATGGGTCTCGCCATGGCCGGGGAAAAACCTACCCCCACCCACTACGATATCTTCCTTTCCCACCTGCACTGGGATCATATCCAAGGGTTGCCGTTTTTCGGACCCGCTTACGATCCTTCGGTAACCATCGACTTCTCCTCCCCCATGAAAAACCTTGAAACCGCCCTCTATGGGCAGATGAGCTCTCCCTATTTCCCGGTCCATATGCAGTCCATGGGTTCCCAGAAAAATTTTCATCTCATGGAAGCGCCCGTCGTTATAGGTGATATGATCATTACCCATAAAAAACTCAGCCATCCCGGGGACTCCTATGCCTTCAGGGTTACGGACGGAAAAAGCCGGTTTATTTACGCCACCGATACGGAGCTTTCCACAGAAGTTTTTATAAAAAATGATGAAAACGCCTCTTTTTTTGAGAATTCGGATCTGGTGATAATTGATTCGCAGTATACCCTTGGGGAGGCGATTACCAAATACAACTGGGGCCACAGCGCCTTCAGCATGGGGGTTGATTTTGCCGCAAACTGGGGGATAAAACACCTGGTTCTTTTTCACCACGATCCTACCTATGATGACCGAAAACTCTTCAACATCCTCCAGTCTGCCCGGTGGTATATGGAGCGGATGAATATCAGGGGGGTAGAGATATCCCTCGCCATGGAAGGAATGGAGATAACCCTCTAA
- a CDS encoding YkgJ family cysteine cluster protein, producing MPVDRPFYAQGLRFSCARCSECCRIDPGFVFLRKKDTEILVSALKMKYTEFVEFYCRWVPDLGGVEQLSLKEKANYDCVFWKNGCSVYEARPLQCRTFPFWPSLLQSADSWEAMSCQGMGKGALHSMKEIELILAQQKEEPVIKRTVVSGGTVVSGGTVVSGGTVVSGGTVVSGGTVVSGGTVKKSGEL from the coding sequence ATGCCGGTAGACAGACCTTTTTATGCCCAGGGACTTCGTTTTTCCTGTGCCCGCTGTTCTGAATGTTGCAGGATCGATCCAGGTTTTGTATTTTTAAGGAAAAAAGATACTGAAATTCTGGTTTCGGCCTTAAAAATGAAATATACTGAATTTGTGGAGTTTTATTGCCGGTGGGTCCCCGATTTAGGTGGGGTTGAGCAGCTTTCACTAAAGGAAAAGGCTAATTATGATTGTGTTTTCTGGAAGAATGGATGTTCCGTATACGAAGCGCGGCCCCTGCAATGCAGAACCTTTCCTTTCTGGCCGTCCCTTCTCCAATCCGCCGATTCCTGGGAAGCCATGAGCTGCCAAGGAATGGGAAAGGGAGCCCTGCATTCCATGAAGGAAATAGAATTAATCCTAGCCCAGCAGAAAGAGGAGCCTGTTATTAAGAGAACCGTCGTTTCCGGTGGAACCGTCGTTTCCGGTGGAACCGTCGTTTCCGGTGGAACCGTCGTTTCCGGTGGAACCGTCGTTTCCGGTGGAACCGTCGTTTCCGGTGGAACCGTTAAAAAATCGGGGGAACTATAG
- a CDS encoding Fe-S-containing hydro-lyase, with amino-acid sequence MEYHIELPLTREKAAPLKAGDRVYLNGIIYTARDAAHQRLAALLDRGEPLPFSPEDSVIYYVGPTPAAPGAIIGSAGPTTSYRMDAYAPRLLSLGLRGMIGKGKRSKEVIDAMQNAGAVYFGAIGGAGALLAQCILEAELIAFEDLGAEAIRRLTVKDFPVVVVIDSGGNNLYEQGRRSYLLHRL; translated from the coding sequence ATGGAATACCATATTGAACTACCCCTGACCAGAGAAAAGGCCGCCCCCCTCAAAGCGGGGGACAGGGTTTATTTAAACGGGATTATCTACACCGCCCGGGACGCCGCCCACCAGCGGCTCGCCGCACTGCTGGACCGGGGCGAACCGCTTCCCTTTTCCCCGGAGGATTCTGTTATTTATTATGTAGGTCCCACCCCGGCCGCCCCGGGGGCAATTATCGGCTCCGCAGGACCTACCACCAGTTACCGCATGGACGCCTATGCTCCCCGTCTGCTCAGCCTTGGGTTGCGGGGCATGATAGGGAAGGGTAAGCGCTCCAAAGAGGTAATCGACGCCATGCAGAATGCCGGAGCGGTATACTTCGGAGCCATAGGCGGCGCCGGAGCCCTCCTTGCCCAATGCATCCTGGAGGCAGAACTAATCGCCTTTGAGGACCTGGGAGCCGAGGCCATACGCCGCCTTACGGTTAAAGACTTCCCTGTGGTGGTGGTCATCGACAGCGGGGGGAACAACCTCTACGAGCAGGGCCGCCGGTCTTATCTGCTACACCGCTTGTAA
- a CDS encoding fumarate hydratase encodes MRIVKAALLTEAVKRLCIGANRNLPPDVRECIRNFRLKETWPVAQDVLDKIIGNFELAGEKQVPICQDTGMACVFLELGSDVHIEGDLNAAINEGVRQGYQEGYLRKSVVGDPLKRINTGDNTPAMISIDFVNGDSITITVAPKGFGSENMSRIKMLRPSDGVEGVIDFVVSAVEEAGPNPCPPIVAGVGIGGTFDKAALIAKKALLRPLGTHNADPYYADLENKLLEKINALGIGPQGFGGYTTALSVAVETLPTHIAGLPCAVNINCHVCRHAREIL; translated from the coding sequence ATGCGGATTGTAAAAGCGGCATTGCTCACGGAGGCTGTAAAACGGCTCTGTATAGGGGCCAACCGGAACCTGCCCCCGGATGTGCGGGAATGTATCAGAAATTTTCGTTTAAAAGAAACCTGGCCCGTGGCGCAGGATGTATTGGATAAGATCATCGGCAATTTTGAGCTTGCGGGGGAAAAACAGGTTCCCATATGCCAGGACACGGGGATGGCCTGCGTATTTTTAGAGCTCGGTTCCGATGTCCATATTGAAGGGGATTTGAACGCCGCCATTAACGAAGGTGTGCGGCAGGGCTATCAGGAAGGTTACCTCAGAAAATCTGTGGTAGGGGATCCCCTTAAGCGGATAAATACCGGAGACAATACCCCGGCCATGATCTCCATAGATTTTGTAAATGGCGATAGTATCACTATTACTGTGGCCCCAAAAGGTTTTGGCAGCGAGAATATGAGCCGGATAAAAATGCTCCGCCCCTCCGACGGGGTGGAAGGGGTGATAGACTTTGTGGTTTCCGCCGTGGAAGAGGCGGGACCTAATCCCTGCCCGCCGATTGTGGCGGGGGTTGGTATAGGCGGTACCTTTGACAAAGCAGCCTTGATTGCAAAAAAGGCCCTGCTCCGCCCCCTGGGGACCCATAACGCCGACCCCTATTATGCGGATCTGGAAAACAAGCTGCTGGAAAAAATCAATGCCCTGGGTATAGGGCCCCAGGGATTCGGCGGGTATACCACCGCCCTTTCCGTGGCGGTAGAAACCCTGCCCACCCATATTGCGGGGCTGCCCTGCGCGGTAAATATCAATTGCCACGTATGCCGCCATGCCCGGGAGATACTCTGA
- a CDS encoding alanine-tRNA synthetase second additional domain-containing protein, with protein MPYLDPIQKSYLYSVFFAPRGFERMADLGMQIAQQYLSPFDKLIGLVGLAGSGKSMMIKGMFPGLELVNDDDGVNIRPLPLLEAGEETTRFYSAHTYHVDIHFEAAFTQMHVLAKAILDVLDLGKRVVVEHFDQIYPFLNHNAHLLIGIGEEVIVTRPTLFGPEPQDIAGIVFKSQPFRRMTHSAEDLCEFVMRKHGLTEPFIHSDVRHGFIFSFQKKPELEIGLDEVEQEVNRMIAADIIISFLDDTHIHIGDTLWLCHGPRMHVRSTGEIKKFSLNREYLTEPITGRFLLVGLVGDRVDQTMKDLNKIG; from the coding sequence ATGCCGTATTTAGATCCGATACAAAAGAGCTATCTCTATTCGGTTTTCTTTGCACCCCGTGGTTTTGAGCGTATGGCCGATCTTGGGATGCAAATAGCCCAGCAGTACCTGAGTCCCTTTGACAAACTCATTGGCCTGGTGGGTCTTGCGGGTTCCGGCAAGAGCATGATGATTAAGGGCATGTTTCCCGGCCTGGAATTGGTAAACGACGACGATGGGGTGAATATCCGGCCCCTGCCCCTGCTTGAAGCGGGGGAGGAGACCACCCGGTTTTACAGCGCCCATACCTATCATGTGGACATCCATTTTGAGGCGGCCTTTACCCAGATGCACGTATTGGCCAAGGCGATTCTTGACGTACTCGATCTGGGGAAGCGGGTGGTGGTGGAACACTTTGATCAGATCTATCCCTTTCTGAACCACAATGCCCATCTCCTTATCGGCATCGGTGAAGAGGTGATCGTTACCAGGCCAACCCTCTTTGGGCCGGAACCCCAGGATATCGCGGGTATTGTTTTTAAATCCCAGCCCTTCCGGCGCATGACCCATTCCGCGGAGGATCTCTGCGAATTCGTCATGCGTAAGCACGGCCTTACGGAACCCTTTATCCATTCCGATGTCCGCCATGGTTTTATTTTTAGCTTTCAAAAAAAACCGGAACTGGAAATCGGCCTTGATGAGGTGGAACAGGAAGTAAACCGCATGATTGCTGCGGATATCATCATCTCTTTTCTTGACGATACCCATATCCATATTGGAGATACATTGTGGCTTTGCCACGGTCCCAGGATGCATGTCCGCAGTACCGGTGAAATAAAAAAATTCAGCCTGAACAGGGAATACCTTACGGAACCCATCACCGGGCGTTTCCTCCTGGTGGGGCTCGTGGGCGATAGGGTGGATCAGACCATGAAGGATTTGAATAAGATAGGGTAG
- a CDS encoding GntR family transcriptional regulator, whose translation MIQIHVDNSSETPIYVQIADQISGAINRGSLPPGYQLPTVRQFAIDSGISQGTIKHAYDALEQTKLIKKARGSGTFVNIPKQTRGEGAKAQAMDAIDALLNRMDELAFSHQDTRIFLDLKLREREQTVRFVSVAAVDCCPEALNAMSEQIRGLPHTDISRFLLEDLIKSPVPFDPAADLVVTTPTHYADLAGKMAPGCDPVRLVMTVAVNTAVDLAAIAPDARVGIACASRRFAQLILNACDKFCKLKHPILKTYFNEGDSLARMVKKCDRLILPSNYSLFTSPEEDLILKSCQESHRPINYLYNIERGSLLYLEEQINRIYQANQNKI comes from the coding sequence ATGATACAGATACATGTTGATAATTCGTCGGAAACGCCCATCTATGTACAAATTGCAGATCAGATCTCCGGGGCTATAAACCGGGGTAGTCTGCCACCGGGATACCAGCTCCCCACGGTACGCCAGTTCGCAATTGATAGCGGTATTTCCCAGGGTACTATAAAACATGCCTATGATGCGCTGGAACAGACGAAGCTTATAAAAAAAGCCCGGGGGAGCGGTACCTTTGTCAACATCCCAAAGCAAACCAGGGGCGAGGGGGCTAAAGCTCAGGCCATGGACGCTATTGACGCCCTTCTGAACCGCATGGATGAGCTTGCCTTTTCTCACCAGGATACGCGGATTTTCCTGGATCTGAAGCTGCGGGAAAGGGAACAAACTGTCCGCTTTGTAAGTGTGGCGGCGGTGGACTGCTGTCCCGAAGCCTTAAACGCCATGTCGGAACAGATACGGGGGCTGCCCCATACGGATATTAGCAGGTTCCTCCTGGAGGATCTTATCAAGTCGCCGGTTCCCTTCGATCCCGCCGCGGATCTGGTGGTAACCACCCCTACCCACTATGCGGATCTGGCCGGCAAAATGGCGCCGGGCTGCGATCCTGTCCGGTTGGTTATGACCGTAGCCGTGAATACCGCCGTGGATTTGGCGGCCATAGCTCCTGACGCACGGGTAGGTATAGCTTGCGCCAGCAGGCGTTTTGCCCAGCTCATCCTCAACGCCTGTGATAAATTTTGTAAGCTGAAACACCCTATTTTAAAAACCTACTTTAACGAGGGGGACAGCCTAGCCAGGATGGTAAAGAAATGCGACCGCCTGATCCTGCCGTCCAATTATTCGCTTTTCACATCACCGGAGGAGGATCTTATTCTCAAATCCTGCCAGGAAAGCCATAGGCCTATCAATTACCTTTACAATATTGAACGGGGGTCCCTGCTGTATTTGGAAGAGCAGATCAACCGGATTTACCAGGCCAATCAGAATAAGATTTAA
- a CDS encoding HutD family protein — protein sequence MKISLIPEVSIPLSSWAGGTSREYYIYPPEASYREKNFLVRLSTAASNSDSPSNYTDLPGITRYLIILEGTANVSHEGHHELLMKPYDPIDTFDGGWKTVSQGMVTDFNLMLGNGVQGSMGLIESSGEIYLNHAAACSAVPRASHEWLGLFCAASTGRTGSFAAITGDGKSFNLQRGDLLLLEDFSQELPSLNITLAEGKLIRLDAWLE from the coding sequence ATGAAAATTTCGCTGATCCCGGAGGTTTCCATCCCCCTGTCTTCATGGGCAGGCGGCACGAGCCGGGAGTATTATATCTATCCGCCGGAAGCGAGCTACCGGGAGAAAAATTTTCTTGTACGCCTCAGCACAGCGGCATCCAATTCTGATTCCCCAAGTAATTATACGGATCTCCCCGGCATTACCCGGTATCTGATTATCCTTGAAGGTACAGCAAATGTCTCCCATGAGGGGCATCATGAACTTCTTATGAAACCCTACGACCCAATTGATACCTTTGACGGCGGCTGGAAAACCGTGAGCCAAGGTATGGTTACCGATTTTAACCTGATGCTTGGTAATGGCGTACAGGGCAGTATGGGTCTTATTGAATCCAGCGGTGAAATTTACCTGAACCACGCCGCTGCTTGCAGCGCAGTTCCCCGCGCATCCCATGAATGGCTTGGCCTTTTCTGCGCCGCATCCACAGGACGCACGGGGAGCTTCGCTGCAATCACCGGGGATGGGAAATCTTTCAACCTACAAAGGGGGGATCTTCTGCTCCTTGAAGATTTTTCTCAGGAACTCCCTTCCCTAAACATTACCCTGGCGGAGGGTAAACTCATCCGCTTGGATGCATGGCTGGAATAG
- a CDS encoding cyclodeaminase/cyclohydrolase family protein, translated as MLIDLPVHEFIQEMKSDSPAPGGGSASALVGALSAGLGIMVTNLTTGNVQYAGVEGRIQELRTELESVLKDLERYVDEDTFAFNDVMAAYKLPKGSDEEKAIRRDRIQSGMKTAAELPLLVAESCLRSLTASVELLRIGNSNAASDAAVSGRLAYAALWGAVYNVRINLGSIKDAEFNRDKRAQITALLAKGEGLTLELSRLADEKMP; from the coding sequence ATGCTCATCGATCTGCCGGTACATGAATTTATACAGGAAATGAAGTCCGACTCCCCGGCGCCCGGTGGCGGCAGCGCTTCCGCCCTTGTGGGGGCGCTTTCCGCAGGCCTTGGAATTATGGTTACCAACCTGACCACCGGTAATGTCCAATATGCAGGGGTGGAAGGACGTATACAGGAACTGCGGACTGAGCTGGAATCGGTTCTCAAAGATCTGGAGCGGTATGTTGATGAAGATACCTTTGCTTTTAACGATGTGATGGCCGCCTATAAACTTCCCAAGGGAAGCGATGAAGAAAAAGCAATACGGCGGGATCGCATTCAATCGGGCATGAAAACTGCCGCCGAACTGCCGCTGCTCGTTGCAGAATCCTGCCTGCGCTCTTTGACCGCGTCGGTAGAATTACTGCGTATAGGTAACAGCAATGCCGCCAGCGACGCCGCTGTTTCAGGCCGCCTGGCCTATGCGGCGCTCTGGGGGGCCGTTTACAATGTGCGCATCAACCTGGGATCCATCAAGGATGCTGAATTCAACCGGGATAAACGGGCACAGATTACAGCACTGTTGGCAAAAGGGGAAGGGCTTACCCTTGAATTGAGCCGCCTTGCGGATGAAAAAATGCCATGA
- the ftcD gene encoding glutamate formimidoyltransferase, whose protein sequence is MAKIVEFIPNFSEGRRQDVIDLLVKEARSVPSVMLLDYSSDTSHNRSVFTMVGDPTGIAEAAFRLCKLASEKIDLREHHGEHPRMGASDVFPFVPVKEVTVEECVELSKVVAERIWKELKIPSFLYESSATRPERTNLATVRKGQFEGMPEKLLKEEWAPDYGERKIHPSAGIMAIGARPPLIAYNVNLSTSDIRIANAIAKTIRGSSGGYQYCKAIGVMLEERNIAQVSINMVNFEGTPLYRVFEAIRAEAKRWGVTITGSEIIGLTPVKALADCAEYYLQIENFDYKKQVLENHLL, encoded by the coding sequence ATGGCAAAAATTGTAGAGTTTATACCGAATTTCAGCGAGGGACGAAGGCAGGACGTAATTGATCTGCTGGTAAAGGAAGCCCGCAGTGTTCCTTCGGTGATGCTGCTGGATTATTCTTCCGATACCAGCCACAACCGTAGTGTGTTTACCATGGTCGGCGATCCTACGGGCATCGCGGAAGCGGCCTTCCGGCTTTGTAAGCTGGCCAGTGAAAAAATCGATCTCCGCGAGCACCACGGCGAACACCCCCGAATGGGGGCGAGCGATGTATTCCCCTTTGTTCCGGTAAAAGAAGTTACCGTGGAGGAATGTGTGGAATTGTCCAAGGTCGTTGCCGAACGGATCTGGAAGGAATTAAAGATCCCAAGCTTTCTCTATGAAAGCTCAGCGACCCGGCCTGAACGCACAAACCTTGCCACGGTCCGCAAGGGTCAGTTTGAAGGGATGCCGGAAAAGCTGCTGAAGGAAGAGTGGGCCCCCGACTATGGGGAGCGGAAAATACATCCCAGTGCAGGAATCATGGCCATAGGCGCACGGCCTCCGCTCATTGCGTACAACGTCAACCTCAGTACATCGGATATCAGGATTGCCAACGCCATCGCAAAAACCATCAGGGGCTCAAGCGGCGGTTATCAATACTGCAAGGCCATAGGGGTCATGCTGGAGGAACGGAATATAGCCCAGGTTTCCATAAACATGGTGAACTTTGAGGGAACGCCCCTGTACCGGGTATTCGAGGCTATCAGGGCCGAAGCAAAACGCTGGGGGGTTACCATAACCGGCAGCGAGATAATCGGGCTAACCCCCGTAAAAGCCCTGGCGGACTGCGCTGAATACTATCTGCAAATAGAGAACTTTGATTATAAAAAACAGGTTCTTGAAAATCATCTGCTCTAA
- a CDS encoding DUF4387 domain-containing protein gives MKVKLTDITDIIRSKNSGPYELTMDLMFSNFDWYKKVCAAKAINEKVVCGLYKIKREDIINIIEFDPAKAIKVTIKRPICSGDPGETDVYGAQQHAPFLDLELDL, from the coding sequence ATGAAAGTAAAACTAACGGATATAACCGATATCATCAGGAGCAAAAATTCCGGGCCCTATGAATTAACCATGGATCTTATGTTTTCAAATTTCGATTGGTATAAAAAAGTCTGCGCCGCCAAGGCTATTAACGAAAAGGTGGTTTGCGGGCTTTACAAAATTAAGCGGGAGGATATAATCAATATTATTGAATTTGATCCCGCCAAGGCTATAAAGGTAACCATCAAGCGGCCCATCTGTTCCGGAGACCCGGGGGAAACCGATGTCTACGGCGCGCAGCAGCACGCTCCCTTTTTAGACCTGGAACTTGATCTGTAA
- a CDS encoding acyclic terpene utilization AtuA family protein, which yields MASGEEFRVLSATAILGYGFPLASFEAGMARKPHLIAVDAGSTDPGPYYLGAGISFTDRDAVKRDLEIMIKAGIANSIPVVIGTAGGSGGEPHLTWCREIIEEIAREQSLRFTMALIHAELDKGFIKEEFKQGRVQPLDPAPPLTLAEIDTTTRIVAQMGLEPFLAALEQKPDVILAGRTYDPICFAALPILRGYDRGLSIHLGKILECASICATPGSGSDCMFGYIGEDYFRVEPLNPIRKCTTLSVAAHTLYEKTNPYILPGPGGYLDLHDCHFDQETDSIVRVSGTRFVPGEVNTVKLEGAKPIGFRTVSIAGARDPVMISKIDAIMRGVEERVADNFSGKLEKYQLRFNIYGRDGVMGNLEPKPDTSLVHELGIIIEAIAETQKQADTICAFARSTMLHYGYDGRRSTAGNLAFPYSPSDFHAGEVYMFSIYHLLQSSDPASLFPIEYLTIGGVK from the coding sequence ATGGCATCCGGAGAAGAATTTCGGGTTTTATCGGCCACGGCCATTCTGGGCTATGGTTTCCCCTTAGCATCATTTGAAGCGGGAATGGCCCGCAAACCCCACCTTATCGCGGTAGACGCGGGGTCCACCGATCCCGGTCCCTACTACCTGGGGGCGGGAATTTCCTTTACCGATAGGGATGCGGTAAAGCGTGATTTGGAAATTATGATCAAAGCGGGGATAGCAAACAGTATTCCTGTGGTAATCGGTACCGCCGGAGGTTCCGGCGGGGAACCCCACCTGACATGGTGCCGGGAAATAATCGAAGAGATTGCCCGGGAACAGAGCCTTCGCTTTACCATGGCGCTCATCCATGCGGAACTGGACAAGGGCTTTATCAAAGAAGAATTTAAGCAGGGGAGGGTACAGCCCTTGGACCCCGCTCCGCCCCTCACTCTGGCGGAGATCGATACCACTACCCGCATTGTGGCGCAGATGGGGCTTGAACCGTTCCTTGCAGCCCTGGAACAAAAGCCGGATGTGATCCTCGCGGGGAGAACCTACGACCCAATATGTTTCGCCGCCCTGCCCATACTGCGGGGCTACGATCGGGGCCTTTCCATCCACCTGGGAAAGATCCTGGAATGCGCTTCCATCTGCGCCACGCCGGGAAGCGGTTCGGACTGTATGTTCGGCTATATCGGGGAAGATTATTTCCGGGTAGAACCGCTGAACCCCATACGTAAATGCACCACCCTTTCTGTGGCGGCCCATACGCTTTACGAAAAAACAAACCCCTATATACTTCCCGGTCCCGGCGGTTACCTGGATCTCCACGATTGCCACTTTGATCAGGAGACGGATTCTATAGTCCGGGTATCCGGTACCCGCTTCGTACCCGGAGAGGTAAATACCGTAAAACTGGAGGGGGCCAAGCCTATCGGCTTCCGTACCGTATCAATCGCCGGCGCACGGGACCCGGTGATGATCTCCAAAATCGACGCTATCATGCGGGGCGTTGAGGAACGGGTGGCGGATAACTTTTCCGGTAAGCTTGAAAAGTACCAGCTCCGGTTTAACATCTATGGCCGGGATGGCGTGATGGGGAACCTGGAACCAAAACCGGATACTTCCCTTGTCCACGAACTGGGGATCATCATTGAAGCTATCGCGGAAACCCAGAAACAGGCGGACACCATCTGCGCCTTTGCCCGGTCAACCATGCTTCACTACGGTTACGATGGGCGGAGATCCACCGCGGGAAACCTGGCCTTCCCCTATTCCCCCAGCGATTTTCATGCCGGAGAGGTTTACATGTTCAGCATCTACCATCTGCTCCAAAGCTCCGACCCGGCCTCTCTTTTCCCCATTGAGTATCTAACCATAGGAGGAGTAAAATAA